Genomic window (Polaribacter batillariae):
CAACAGAATTTCCATTATCGAATAAAATATTAGACATTTTACTTCGCGAAGAAATTACGGCAATTTGGTTATTGGCATATTGCATTTCCTGCAATTGAACTCCAGTTTGTAAAGTCCATTTGTTATTTATTTCATAAGCTACTTTTAGTCCGTAAGCATACGAATTTTCTCCTTTCGTAGAAGAAGATAAATTTGCATCTAAAGAAGAAGAATTTGTAAAAGAATTAGAATTTAAAACTGCAAAAACAGGAGAAACACTCCATTTTTTTGCAGTTTTTATAGTTTCTTTTTCATTTTTTTTAATAGTTGCTAAAAAATCTTTCTTAGGTTTTAATTTTTTATTTTTCTTATCGACAAAAGTTGAGTCTTTCGTGTTTGAAACCTTCTTTTTGGGTTGTTTTTTTACAAGATTTTCCTCGGCAGAATTATCGGCTAAAAAAATCTTTTCCATAGCACTTTGGGGGCTAACTAACTTCTTTTTACCTTTTGACTTTGCATTGTTATTGGTAATTAATACTTTATTAGAGTTCGATTTTTTGGTTTGTTTTTTCTTGACTATGTTGCTATTTTTAGTTGGTTTTTCATTGGCAATTAAAACGTTGTTTTTTATTTTTTTATTTAAAATAACTGAATCTGTATTTTTGGTGTTTTCTTTAATTTTCTCGGTAGTAGTATTTGTAATAATTATGTTTTTATCTTCTGTGGAATTACGATTAGAAAAAGGAAACAAGAACAACCCAAGAATAAACAACGCTGCAATTGCGCCAGAAAACCACCAAAAAGGTAAAACGCTACGTTTCTTTTTAGTGAGTTTAGATTCTATATTATTCCAGACTTTTTTGTTGGGAGTTGCTTCCAAACTTTTAAGTCGTTCTTGGAACAATCTATCTATATTTTTATTTTCCATCAGTTATGCTTTTTGTTCTTGTTGTTGATGAATTTTTAACTGTTCTTTTAAAATTTTTCGAGCTCTAGATAAATTCGATTTAGAAGTGCCTTCAGAAATGGCTAAAAGTTTTGCAATTTCTTTGTGCGAATAATTATCTAATACATACAAATTAAAAACCAAACGATATCGATCTGGTAATTTTTGAATAAAACCCAGCAATACATCTACATTAAAACAGTTGTTTTCTAGGTCTATTTCTGTTTCTTCCTGTGTTTCTGGAAGCTCTTTTACAATTTGTAAAGGAGATTTTTTTCTATATTTTAGTAGTGCTGTATTTATGGTAATTCTTTTTAACCAACCTTCAAAAGAACCTTTGCCATTGTATTGTTTAATTTTATCGAAAATGGTTAAAAAACTATCTTGTAAAGTGTCTTCTGCATCTTGGTAATTTCTAGAATATTTTAAACAAAGAGGAAAAAGCTTATCAGCATATAATTGATAAACTTCAGATTGTGCTGCCAACTTTTGCTGGCAGCA
Coding sequences:
- a CDS encoding RNA polymerase sigma factor gives rise to the protein MKLKELIQGCCQQKLAAQSEVYQLYADKLFPLCLKYSRNYQDAEDTLQDSFLTIFDKIKQYNGKGSFEGWLKRITINTALLKYRKKSPLQIVKELPETQEETEIDLENNCFNVDVLLGFIQKLPDRYRLVFNLYVLDNYSHKEIAKLLAISEGTSKSNLSRARKILKEQLKIHQQQEQKA